The Bacillus zhangzhouensis region TGATTTTATACTGACTATACAATCCGCATACTGAGCTGCTTGATTTAAGTCATGTAAAACCATTACAATCGTTTTTTTATATTTTTTATTTAGTTCTTTTAATAAATCAAGCACTTCAATTTGATGCGCTATATCTAAAAATGTAGTAGGTTCATCCAACAATAGTATATCTGTTCCTTGAGCAAGCGCCATGGCGATCCACGCTCTTTGTTTTTGTCCACCTGATAAACCGTCTAATTTTCTTTTACGAAGGTCAGTCAGTTTTGTAGCTTTGATCGCCCATTCAACCATGCGAGAATCTTCATCTGTTTCTCTCTTAAAAAGAGTTCGATAAGGATGACGTCCGAATTCAATGAGATTTTCCACAGTTAGTCCTTCTGGAGCAATTGGCGATTGAGGTAAAACTGCCATTTTCTTAGCAAGCGTTTTTGATGGTAATTCCTGAATGGATTGACCATCTAATAATACACTGCCCTGCTTAGGTGTTATTGTATTTGCTAACGCTTTTAATAGAGTAGACTTCCCGCTCCCATTTGCTCCGATAAACACCGTCACACTTCCAGCCTGAATCTGAAGATCTACATGATTCAACACCTGAAATTGACCATAAGAGAGGGTTACTTTTTCAGCAGATAATTTCTCCAAATTGAGCACTTCCTTTTTTAACGTGTTCTCGATTCGTGACGTAATAAATATAAAAAATAAGGGGCACCTAGCACAGCGGTTAAAATTCCAGCCGGTATTTCAACTGGAGCGATAATGGTCCTTCCTAATGTATCAGCAGACAGTAATAGAATTGCACCTACAATTGCTGATAAGGGAAGTAACTCTTTTGCCTTTGAACTAGTGATTCTTCTTGCAATATGAGGTCCAATTAAACCTATAAATCCAATGGAGCCAACTGCTGCTACGCAGCTTCCTGCAATTAACACTGCAATAACAATCCATAATATGCGAGTACCTTTAGGGCTCTCTCCTAATCCTTTTACTAACTGATCATGTAGCAAAAGTACATCTAACTTATCTTTTAACATCCACACAATTGGAAATAAAACCATAAAACATAAAACAAGAACATACAATTGATCATATCCTCTGCCAAATAGGCTTCCTGCTAACCAAATTAAAGCAGCATTGACATCTCCAGGGAACTTAACCATCATATATTGCATCACTGCTTGACATAATGCACCAATCGCAATCCCTGTCATAGCAAGCGATGCTGGCTGCATTCGATATTTGATCGTAAAAAAAAGAAGGCTTGCTGCTGCTAAGCCGGCACCTATAAATGCAGCAATTGGCAGTAGAAACACAGGTGCAGTTGGAACTAGTAGAATAATCAACATGGCCCCTACTCCTGCCCCTTTTGTCACACCAACTACATCAGGAGACGCTAATGAATTACGAACGACGCCTTGTAGAATTGCACCCGAAACAGCGAATCCTGCTCCTGATAAAACTGCCAAAAACACTCTTGGTAATCGATATTCAAAAATAATAAATGATTGATCTTTATTGAACCCAAGTAAATTCGTTAGAACCGTCATAGGGTGAATTGCTACTGCGCCAATTCCAAGGGAGATAAGAACCATAAAACATAATATACTCATTAGAATTGAGTAAACAATCACTTTACGCTTCTTGCTCAGCATTTTTCATGCCCTCCCTTCTCATTAAATGAATGAAAAACGGGGCACCAATCATTGCTGTAACAATTCCCACGGGGGATTCGTAGGGGAAAGAAATCAACCGTGCAACAATATCTGCATATAATAAAAGTGTTGCCCCTGCCACAGCAGATAGCGGTATCAACCACTTATTATTTTCTTCAAATAGTTTTTTAACTAAGTGTGGAACCATAAGACCTACAAATCCAATAGGACCACTAATAGCAACAGCTGAACCAGCCAAAAATAATACTAGTAGACTAATTACAACCTTCATTCTAATGACGTTTTCTCCTAATCCCTTCGCCGCTTCATCTCCAAAACCTAAAATATAAATTGATCTACTTAGTAAAAATGTAGTAGTAAGGCAAAGAAGAGAAAACGGAAAAATTGTTCGTACATCTGCCCAATTACTACTACTAATTGATCCTGCCATCCAAAAAACAAGGTCTCCTGCTGATTGATTTGTAATGACTAACCCTTGTGTAATCGAAGACAAAAAGAGGTGAACTGCCATCCCAGTTAAGGCAAGTTTGGTTGGAGTGATCCCTCCCTTTGAACCGATGATAAAAACAAGAGATGCCCCTACAGCAGCTCCAAGCAATGCCACCCAAACCGTTTGAAAATGATACCCTGGTAAAATGATGATTGATACACAGACAGCAAGAGTAGCGCCTGCATTCACTCCGAAAATCTGAGGCGAGGCAAGTGGATTTTTTGTCAGTGATTGCATTAAAGCTCCTGCTACTGCCAAATGCGCTCCAATTAAAATAGCAGCAATTGTTCGAGGCAAGCGAATTGTCCATACAGTTAGTTGCAGTTTCGAACCATCCAATATGTATAAAGAACGAATGATATCCCAAATATCGTTCTTCATTGTACCTATACTTATGCTCAGAAACATTCCTAAAATAAGGAAACCCAACAAACAGACTAACTGATAACCATTTTTGCTTTGCCTAACATGTTTTGCTCTTGATGTCACTTTCACACTTCCTTTCGCATCATGTTGAAAAAAACAGGAAGAAGCAAGGAATATCCCCTGCTTCTTTTATTTAATCCTTTTTATAAACCTGTTTGAGGATATCCTTTGCCATAATTTCACTTGATCCTACACCTCTAAAACGTGTGTAAAGATTACGATCCCCTTCATATACCTGTCCTTTTTTCACAGCTTTTAAGTTTTTCCAAATAGGATTCGTTTCCCATTTGTCTAAAATCGTCTCTATATCATCTTTTGAAATAAATAAAATATCAGGATCTATCTTGCTTAGTTGCTCTAAGCTCACATCTTTATATGCTTCATCAGATGTAACAGCATGTTGAAAACCTAACTTTTCTAAGATTTCACCGTCATACGATGTATTTGTATGAATATTAAAAGAATCTTTTCTAGCTACACCTAGCATAATTGTTCGATTTTCGGCTTTTGGCAATTTTTTATGTAAAGATGCCATTGTTTGTTCATGCTTAGATAGAACACTTTTCCCTTTTTTATCTAAATATGTTGCTTTTGCAATGGTTTTTAAAGCAGATATTTGCTCACTATAAGTAGATTCTCGGCTCTTCAATTCAATAGTCGGGGCAATGTTTGTCAACTGTTGATAGATCGCTTTATGACGTTGAGAATCAGCAATGATTAAATCCGGTTTTAATGAGCTAATGACTTCAAGGTTGGGCTCAGCTCGTGTTCCTACTGATGTATAATCAATCGTTTTACCTACTAACTGAAAAATCATATCTTTTTTATTATCATCTGCAACACCTACAGGCTTTAACCCTAACTCATTTATTGCATCCAAAAATGAAAGTTCTAGCACAACAATACGCTTAGGCTGTTTGTTTAACTTTGTAACACCTAGGTCATGCTTGATTGTAAAACTCTCACTTGATGTCTCCTGGGTATTTGATTTGGAATCATTCCCTTTTTGGCAACCAGAAGCAATCAGTACAAATGCTAAAAGTAGACTTACTGTTAAAAACATCTTTTGTTTCATCATGGTGTGAATCAAACCTTCCTGTTTAATAATGATAATCATTATCAATAAATATATATCATTCTGCTGATTCTGTCTAATTTATTTAATTAAAAAAATTTCTAATTAGAAAACCATGAATTCAAATTGAAAATAACTTCTAAACAAGATGGACTTCTAGGAGACAAAAACGCTGGTTCGTTGAATACCTTTTCATCATCTGCTTGGACATCTGTGTATGATAGAATGTGATATTTGAGGCATCAAATCAGAAAAATGTCTTAAATTGAGATCAATGGTATTTTAGTATAAAAACAACCGCAGACACTTACCTCCATGCCATCCAAAAAATGAGGACCAAGCAATGGAAATGTATCTGCGGTATGTTCAATAATTAAACTTTGTGGGTGTTTAGTGGGTTCTTAATAAAAATGCTAAACACCTTTAATCCCTTGAGATATCAACCGTTAACCTATACTGCCTTCCATCTCAAACTTAATCAAGCGGTTCATTTCAACGGCGTATTCCATTGGCAGTTCTTTTGTGAATGGTTCGATGAAGCCCATGACGATCATTTCTGTTGCTTCTTCTTCAGAAATTCCGCGGCTCATCAAGTAGAATAGCTGCTCTTCTGATACTTTTGATACCTTCGCTTCATGCTCTAATGAAATGTTGTCATTTAGGATTTCATTGTAAGGGATCGTATCAGATGTTGATTTGTTATCCATGATGAGTGTGTCACACTCAATGTTTGAGCGTGCACCCTCTGCTTTGCGTCCAAAGTGAACGATTCCGCGGTACGTCACTTTACCGCCTTGTTTCGAAATTGATTTCGATACGATCGTTGAAGATGTGTTTGGTGCAAGGTGAATCATTTTCGCACCTGCATCTTGGTGCTGACCTTTACCTGCTAAGGCAATACTTAATGTCATACCACGAGCACCTTCACCTTTTAGGATGACCGCTGGGTATTTCATTGTCAGCTTAGAACCGATGTTTCCATCAATCCATTCCATTGTTGCATTCTCTTCACATACTGTACGTTTTGTGACAAGGTTGAAGACGTTGTTTGCCCAGTTTTGAATCGTTGTATAACGGCAATAGCCGCCTTTTTTCACGATGATTTCAACTACCGCACTATGAAGTGAGTTTGTTGTGTAAACTGGTGCTGTACAGCCTTCTACGTAATGCACATGTGCGCCTTCATCAACAATGATCAGTGTACGCTCGAACTGCCCCATGTTTTCAGAGTTGATACGGAAGTATGCTTGAAGTGGTGTATCTACTTTGACACCCTTTGGTACGTAAATAAATGAACCACCAGACCATACAGCCGAGTTAAGCGCAGCAAATTTGTTGTCAGTCGGAGGAATGACTTTTGCCCAATGCTCACGGAAGATGTCCTCGTTTTCTTTTAATGCGCTGTCTGTATCTTTAAACACAATGCCTAGATCTTCAAGATCTTGCTTCATGTTATGATACACAACTTCAGATTCATACTGAGCAGATACACCTGCTAAGTACTTTTGCTCTGCTTCTGGAATCCCAAGCTTATCAAAGGTTTGTTTGATTTCTTCTGGCACTTCATCCCAAGAACGCTCAGAGCGCTCAGATGGCTTTACGTAGTACGTAATTTCATCAAAATTTAATGCATTTAAATCTCCGCCCCATTGTGGCATCGGCATGTTGTAAAAGTGCTCAAGAGATTTCAAACGGAAGTCGAGCATCCACTGAGGCTCTTCTTTCATACGAGAAATTTCTTCAACGATCTCTTTTGTCAGTCCGCGCTCAGAACGGAAAATGGAAACGTCTTTATCAGAAAAGCCGTATTTATATTCACCAACATCTGGCATTTTTTTAGCCATCCATTTTCACTCCAATCTTTTCTTATGATTTGCCGCTATCTTCGGCAGTTGCGCCTTTTTCAAGCGCCTTCCATGATAATGTTGCACATTTGATGCGGGCTGGGAACTTTGCCACTCCCTGCAGCGCTTCAATGTCACCAAGATCAATGGAATCGTCGTAATCTTTTCCTTGCATCATATCGGAGAAAATCCGAGACATTTTCAAAGCTGTTTCAATATCTTTCCCTTTAATCGCCTGCGTCATCATTGAGGCGGATGCCATCGAAATCGAGCATCCTTCCCCTTCAAATTTCGCATCAGTGACTTTTTTATCCTCGATTTTCATCGTGAGACGAATACGGTCACCACATGTTGGGTTGTTCATATCGACGACAATGCTGTCGTTTAACACACCTTTGTTTCTCGGATTTTTATAATGATCCATAATCACTTGTCTGTACAGTGTGTCTAAATTTACATTAAAAGACATTCGTAAAATACTCCTTTGTCTTACGGAGCGCTACAATGAGCCGGTCAATCTCTTCTTCTGTATTATACAGATAGAAGCTTGCTCTTGCAGTCGCTGATACACCAAGCCATTTCATGAGGGGCTGTGCACAGTGGTGTCCAGCACGAATGGCGACACCTTCCGTATCAAGAACAGTTGACGCATCATGCGGATGGACATCATCTAAGTTAAATGTCACAAGCCCCGCTCGGTGCTGCGGTCCATAAACAGTCGCACCGTCAAGCTCCTTAAAGCGCTCAAGCGCGTAAGTGGCAAGCTGATGCTCGTAACGGCTGACTTCCTCCATACCGATGTCATTTAAGAAGTCAATTGCTTTTCCTAGTCCAACTGCTCCAGCAATAATAGGTGTTCCCGCTTCAAATTTCCACGGCAGCTCTTTCCATGTGGAATCATACAAATCCACAAAGTCGATCATTTCTCCACCAAACTCAGCAGGCTCCATATTATTCAAAAGATCCTTCTTCCCGTAAAGTACGCCGATGCCAGTCGGTCCACACATTTTATGCCCGGAGAATGCGAAAAAGTCACAATCTAGATCCTGAACATTAATTTGCATGTGCGGGGTGCTTTGCGCACCATCGACGACAATGACTGCCCCATGATCGTGGGCAATTTTGGCGATTTCTTTAATCGGGTTGATGGTTCCTAAAACGTTTGAAACATGTGTGACAGCGACAATTTTCGTTTGATGTGTGATGGTTCGCTTCACATCTTCAAGCGATAGCGTACCGTCGTCCTGTAACGGAATGTATTTCAATGTGGCGCCAGTTGCTTTTGCTGCTTGCTGCCAAGGAATGATATTCGCATGATGCTCCATGTGCGTAATGACAATCTCATCGCCTTCTTTGAGGTTTGCTCTAGCATAGCTGACCGCCACTGTGTTTAGTGCAGTCGTTGTACCTCTAGTAAAAATAATTTCCTGGACAGACGAAGCACGGATGAATGCACGAACTTTTTCTCTCGCCCCCTCGTACGCGTCCGTTGCTCTTGTGCCAAGGGTATGAACACCCCGGTGGACGTTCGAGTTGTACGACCGGTAATACTCATTCATTGCATCAATAACCACTCTTGGTTTTTGAGAAGTCGCTGCACTGTCCAAATACACCAAATCATGTCCGTTCACTTGCTGATGAAGGATTGGAAATTGCTCACGAACGTCTTTGATATTCATTATTTTACTTTCCTTTCAATTACAGAAACGAGCTGCTTTTTAACTCCTTCAATCGGCAGTTCTTTGACAACTGGATTTAAGAAGCCATAAATCACAAGTCTTTCTGCATCTTCTTTGGAAATTCCGCGACTCATGAGGTAGTACAATTGAATTGGATCGACACGTCCAACAGATGCGGCGTGCCCTGCTGTCACATCATCTTCATCAATTAATAGAATTGGGTTTGCGTCCCCCCGTGCTTTCTCACTCAGCATGAGGACACGTGATTCCTGCTCTGCATTAGACTTTGTTGCGCCATGCTCGATTTTACCAATTCCGTTAAAAATAGAGGATGCTTGATCCTTCATCACACCATGCTTCAAGATATACCCTTCAGAGTTTTTACCGAAATGGATGATGCTTGTTGTAAAGTTTTCTGTTTGGTTTCCTCGGCCGACAACAACTGATTTCGTATCACCGAAAGTTCCGTCGCCCATAAGCTTCGTGATGTTTTCAGACACGACGTCCCCATCATTCATCAGGCCAAGCGCCCATTCGATTTTACTGTCACGGCCATTTGCCATACCGCGTCTGTTTACATACACTGTGACACCTTCTGCTAGATTATCAACAGCACCGTAAGTAACGCGGGCATTAGCTCCCGTGAACACTTCAGACACGATATTGAATATCGCCTCTTCAGGTTTTGCTGTACTAATGTAGTTTTCTACATATGTCACTGCACTATGATCGTCTGCTATGACGATGACATGGTTGAAGAGAGTCGTATTGTCATTTTCATGCAGATAGACGGCTTGAATTGGTGCTTCAAGTTCTACATTTTTGGGAACATAGAGGAAAGCTCCGCCATTGACTAAAGCAGCGTGTAAAGCTGTTAGTTTATGCTCATCCACTTTCACTGCATCTGTCATGAAATATTGTTTTACTAAATCTCCATGCTCACGGATCGCTGTATGAAGATCAGTGAAAATCACACCCTTGTCTTTCGCTTCAGCTGAAAGAGACAAATAGGCTGGTGTTTGATCACGCTGAATGTAGACTGTCTTATCTGTGTCCTCTAAATCAATAAGAGATTTCACTTCTTCCGGAAGCTCTTCTAATGATCCAAAAGGCGCACTTTCAACTGTATGCTGTTTGAAATTCGTTAAATTCCATTTTGAAATATTCGTTTTGTCAGGCTTTGGCATTGGGAGGTCTTCTGCTTTTTCAAGAGCCTGTAAGCGAAGGGAGCTCATCCATGCCGGTTCCTGATGCTTCTCGGAGAAGCTTTTGACATAATCTTGATCTACTGATAATTTCGTTTCTAATGTCATCAATAATCCTCCTAACGCTTACGCTTCTTGACCAACAGTTTCGTCTTCAATTCCTAGTTCTTTTTTGATCCAGTCATAGCCTTCTGCCTCTAGACGCTGAGCAAGCTCTGGTCCGCCAGATTTCACGATACGTCCTTGCATCATGACATGAACGTGATCTGGTGAGATGTAGTTCAGCAGGCGCTGATAGTGAGTAATCATTAAGCAGCCGAAGCTTTCGCTGCGCATTTTGTTAATTCCTTTAGAAACCACTTTCAAGGCATCGATATCAAGACCAGAATCAATTTCATCAAGGATCGCAATTTTAGGTTCGATCATCATTAATTGAAGAATTTCGTTGCGTTTTTTCTCTCCGCCTGAGAAACCTTCGTTTAGGTAGCGCTGTGCCATATCTGGGTCCATTTCAAGGAACTCCATGTTTTCGTCCATTTTGCGGATGAATTTCATTAGAGAGATTTCATCGCCTTCTTCTCTGCGAGCGTTAATAGCAGAACGAAGGAAGTCCGCATTTGTGACACCGCTGATTTCAGATGGATATTGCATTGCAAGGAAAAGACCTGCTTGAGCGCGCTCATCTACTTCCATTTCAAGTACATCTTCGCCATCTAGCAAAATGCTGCCTTTTGTTACTTCATATTTAGGGTGTCCCATAATTGCAGCAGATAAAGTGGATTTACCTGTACCGTTTGGTCCCATTACTGCGTGGAATTCTCCACCTTTTATCTCGAGGTTTACACCCTTTAAGATTTCTTTCCCTTCAATCTCAACGTGCAAGTCCTTAATTGTTAATGTTGAAGCAGTCATATATCGATACCTCCAAAATAATCATTATTCTCAATTTATTCTCATTCTAATTTTATAACAAATTAAAAGTGAATACAACACATTCACGATAAGCGTGTGAGGATGCTCTCAAAATTCTAACAAAAAAAACCCGTAGATAAAAGGATTTATGTCGAAAAGACTGTTTTCATAAAGAAAGGACGGGAAACTGTTCTCCCCGCCCCTCAGCTATTAATAGCCTTGTATATTCATTTTTGCGAGCTGTCTTTTCTCATCTCGATAGGACTGCTCTCGTTTATATTCCACTTTCATCCGTAAGTCATGGTCTCTTTCGTACTCTGCATAGCTCATGCCATGAGCTTGATGCATGGCCTTTTCCATCTCGGCGGTATAGTCCAATCCCAGTGTACTATGGTCCGAACAAATAATAAACCATTCCCTTCCTTGAGTGTAGCTTTATTGTAGCAAACATATGCTGCTTCACTCAAAAGAGATATGACACCCGATGATGGCATATTTTCTCACACAATTGGGTGAGAAGCGCTCAACTCCCTGATATGGAAAAATACTGTGTTTTGCTGCCTTTAATGCGTCTGTCCTCCAAATTCATCAATACATTGCTGAACGACAGTGATTCCTTGGCTGAGTGCTGCCCCGCCGCCAAAAGCTGCCGCCACGCTGACAATCTCCAGCAAATTCTCTTCTGTCGCCCCCTGATCGAGCGCTCCCTTTGTATGATAAATCATGCAGTATTCATCCTGTGCATGAATACTGATGCCGAGGGCAATCATTTGTTTTTCCTTTTGCGTTAATGAATCACTTTGGAAGCACTGCTCCGTAAATTCATTGAATTTCTTCCCAAACAACGGCATTTTCTTCTGGAATTCACCCATTGCGGTTTTATAATCCGTCAGTGATTGCTGCATGGATCCGCTCATATGCTGTTCATTCATCTTGATTCCATCCCTTCAGGTCATTTGTACGTTTTTATTATGAGCGAGATTTGAAAAAATACACAAAAAACCTCGCTTGGATAGAAGCGAGGTTGCAGATTGTTGATAAAGGGCTAAAATGATCTTTATTTTAGCCCTTTATCTTCCTTTCAGCGTGATAGAAAACCTTTGCAGTCTAGGAAGGGCGAGTACCGGAGCGGAGCGAATTTGACATTCGTGAGCACCGGAGCGCAGAACTGACAAAGAATGCGAGGGTTTATCTACATGCTGAAACCTCGCTTCGATGAAAGCGAAGGTTGAAATGTTGTTATTCAGATACAGGCAATACTGCACCGTCATATTTTTTGTCGATGAATTCTTTGATTTTATCAGAGTGAAGAACTTCCATTAATGCCTTGATCTTATCTGATTTTTCGTCACCTTTGCGAACCGCAACAATGTTTGCATATGGGTTGTTCTTTGTTTTCTCAAGTTCGATTGAATCTTTTTTCGGATTCAATTTATTTTGGATTGCATAGTTTACGTTGATAAACACAGCATCGCCTTCACTATTTTCATAGGCTTTCGCAGTTAATTCAGGCGCAATTTTTTTGAATTTTAGTTTCTTTGGATTTTCTTTAATGTTCTTTACTGTTGCGTTGATTGTATCAACCTTCGGATCAAGCTTGATGACACCAGCATTTTGCAGCAGGGCAAGCATACGGCCTTGTTCAGCTACGTTGTTTGTCATGATGATTGTGCCGCCGTTTGGAATATCTTTTACTGATTTGTATTTCTTAGAGTAGATACCGAAAGGCTCAAGGTGAACCGCACCAGCACTCACTAGGTTATAATCTTTGTTTGATTTATTTTCTTCGTTTAAGTAAGGGATATGTTGGAAAAAGTTCGCATCCACTTCTTTTTCAGCTAACGCTTTGTTGTACATTTTATAATCGCTAAGCACTTTTACTTTTAAATCGTAGCCTTTTTCTTTTAGCAGTGGTTTTGCTTCTTCAAGAATTTCGGCATGCGGCGTTTTTGAAGCGGCAACCGTAATGGTTTTGCTTTCACTTGCGTTATTAGATGAACCGCATGCAACTAAAATACCTGCAAATGCTAGAAATAGTGCACTTAATATCAATTTCTTCATGAATAAATCCTCCCTTAACGTTTATCAATTTTATTTGTAATCAAATCACCGATTATTTGAATAATAAAGACGATGATGAGAATAAACACAGTGGCTACAAGTGTGACATCTGTATTACCAGATTGATATCCTTCCACATAGGCGAGGTCACCAAGTCCGCCTGCTCCAATTGCACCTGCGATCGCAGTAGAGCCAATCAGAGCAATTGCTGTTACGGTAATACCTGAAATAAGCGCTGGCAATGATTCTGGCAGCAATACTTTGAAAATGATTGTCGACGTTTTTGCTCCCATTGATCGTGCTGCTTCAATGACTCCTTTGTCTACCTCACGCAGTGCAATTTCGACAAGACGTGCATAGAATGGAGCTGACCCTATGACAAGGGCAGGGAGTGCTGCATTTGGGCCTAGAATCGTATGCATTATGAATTTCGTAAACCCTAGTAATAAAATAATTAAAATGATAAAAGGAATCGATCTGAAAATATTGACGACTGCCCCAATGACGGTGTTAATCGGTTTATTTTCCCAAAGACCGCCTTTACTCGTTAGAAAGAGTAATAGTCCAAGGATAATACCAATGGCAAAGGCAAATGCCAATGAAATCAGTGTCATATACACCGTTTCACCTGTTGCACTCCAGATGACGTCTAAATCAACGTTCGGAAACCATTTCTCAAACATGTGTCATCACCTCGATTTCAACCTGTTTGCTTTGGATATAGGCGATGGCTTTTTCTACCTCGGTCTCTTCTCCAGTAATGTGGATAAAAAGTGTTCCAAACGCGCCTTCTTGCGTTTGAGAAATCTTCCCTTGAAGGATGTTCACATCGACATTGAAGGATCGAATGATCTCAGTGATCAGCGGCTGCTCGGCAGAGTCTCCAATAAAGGACAACCGTACGACCTGACCTTCTTTTACTCGTTCTAAGACGTGCTCGATTGTTTCTTTCGCTTCCTCTGGTTCTGCAAGCTGTTTCACAAATCGTTTCGTCATTTCTTCCTTCGGCTGTCTGAAGACGCGTAATACTTCGCCTTCCTCGACAATGCGTCCATTTTCCATGACCGCCACGCGATGACAAATTTTGCGAATGACGTGCATTTCATGTGTAATGAGCACAATCGTGAGCCCTAACCGTTTATTGATATCCGCCAAAAGCTCAAGGATCGAATCGGTCGTTTGCGGATCTAGCGCAGATGTCGCTTCGTCACATAGAAGAACCTTTGGATCATTTGCTAATGCTCTCGCAATGCCGACACGCTGTTTTTGCCCGCCGCTTAGCTGAGACGGGTATGCATTTTCTTTTCCTTCTAAACCGACCAATTGAATCAGTTCATTCGCTCGTTCTCTCCGTTTTAATGTCGGTACACCTGCGATCTCAAGCGGGAACATAATATTTTGTCTCACCGTTCTTGACCATAGCAGGTTAAAGTGCTGAAAGATCATGCTGATTTCTTGTCTTGCTTTCCGAAGTTTCGCATTTGATACTTCATTGATCCGGTTGCCTGCCACTTCAACAATTCCTTCTGTTGGCAGCTCCAGACCGTTTAATAGGCGAATAAGCGAACTTTTCCCTGCACCGCTATACCCGATAATTCCGAATATTTCACCTTTATCAATATCCAAGTTGACGTCTTTCACGGCATCAACATTTCCGCTTTTTGAATGGTACGTTTTTGATACATTCTGTAAATGGATCACAGTCTGATCACCTGCTTTCTTGCTAAATCTATAGTTGCCATCACATACGTTATTGATTCTTCCTGCTGTCATGATTCTAGCCTGACGCCAGCTCAGTAAAAAAGACCTAACTGCAACGCAAGCAGAAAGGCCTTTTATGTCAATTACGCCTTTCTCTCATCTTTCAAAGCGCTGCGGCTTTGAGTGAATTGGCACCAATTTCAGCTATGCTGACGGTTGCCGGGTTTCATAGGGCACGTCCCTCCACCTCTCTTAATAAGAGAAAATATGTTGTTTTATGTGATGTTCATGTTTTTACTTAACGTAGAATATCATGCTATATCAGATATGTCAACGCTGTAAATCGCTAATTTCCAAGTAAACAACTACGTTATCATTTTTCGAAAAAAACCGTTCGTCAGCCAAAGCACTGCCTCTAGTCTAAGGAGCGCACGGAATGACCCTTTCACTTTCACTTGTCCCCTGCTGATTAACTGCTGTAAGGACATATCTCCATCTAATAATTGAAGAATTTCTTTCCTCTCACCATAAAAGATGAGATCCGATAACTCAATTGCAGGCAGTTTCTGCACTTCACCACGTTCATCCACAATCAATGTACAAGAGTCCG contains the following coding sequences:
- a CDS encoding iron ABC transporter permease, coding for MTSRAKHVRQSKNGYQLVCLLGFLILGMFLSISIGTMKNDIWDIIRSLYILDGSKLQLTVWTIRLPRTIAAILIGAHLAVAGALMQSLTKNPLASPQIFGVNAGATLAVCVSIIILPGYHFQTVWVALLGAAVGASLVFIIGSKGGITPTKLALTGMAVHLFLSSITQGLVITNQSAGDLVFWMAGSISSSNWADVRTIFPFSLLCLTTTFLLSRSIYILGFGDEAAKGLGENVIRMKVVISLLVLFLAGSAVAISGPIGFVGLMVPHLVKKLFEENNKWLIPLSAVAGATLLLYADIVARLISFPYESPVGIVTAMIGAPFFIHLMRREGMKNAEQEA
- the sufB gene encoding Fe-S cluster assembly protein SufB, yielding MAKKMPDVGEYKYGFSDKDVSIFRSERGLTKEIVEEISRMKEEPQWMLDFRLKSLEHFYNMPMPQWGGDLNALNFDEITYYVKPSERSERSWDEVPEEIKQTFDKLGIPEAEQKYLAGVSAQYESEVVYHNMKQDLEDLGIVFKDTDSALKENEDIFREHWAKVIPPTDNKFAALNSAVWSGGSFIYVPKGVKVDTPLQAYFRINSENMGQFERTLIIVDEGAHVHYVEGCTAPVYTTNSLHSAVVEIIVKKGGYCRYTTIQNWANNVFNLVTKRTVCEENATMEWIDGNIGSKLTMKYPAVILKGEGARGMTLSIALAGKGQHQDAGAKMIHLAPNTSSTIVSKSISKQGGKVTYRGIVHFGRKAEGARSNIECDTLIMDNKSTSDTIPYNEILNDNISLEHEAKVSKVSEEQLFYLMSRGISEEEATEMIVMGFIEPFTKELPMEYAVEMNRLIKFEMEGSIG
- a CDS encoding SUF system NifU family Fe-S cluster assembly protein, producing the protein MSFNVNLDTLYRQVIMDHYKNPRNKGVLNDSIVVDMNNPTCGDRIRLTMKIEDKKVTDAKFEGEGCSISMASASMMTQAIKGKDIETALKMSRIFSDMMQGKDYDDSIDLGDIEALQGVAKFPARIKCATLSWKALEKGATAEDSGKS
- a CDS encoding Fe(3+) dicitrate ABC transporter substrate-binding protein — protein: MMKQKMFLTVSLLLAFVLIASGCQKGNDSKSNTQETSSESFTIKHDLGVTKLNKQPKRIVVLELSFLDAINELGLKPVGVADDNKKDMIFQLVGKTIDYTSVGTRAEPNLEVISSLKPDLIIADSQRHKAIYQQLTNIAPTIELKSRESTYSEQISALKTIAKATYLDKKGKSVLSKHEQTMASLHKKLPKAENRTIMLGVARKDSFNIHTNTSYDGEILEKLGFQHAVTSDEAYKDVSLEQLSKIDPDILFISKDDIETILDKWETNPIWKNLKAVKKGQVYEGDRNLYTRFRGVGSSEIMAKDILKQVYKKD
- a CDS encoding ABC transporter ATP-binding protein, producing MEKLSAEKVTLSYGQFQVLNHVDLQIQAGSVTVFIGANGSGKSTLLKALANTITPKQGSVLLDGQSIQELPSKTLAKKMAVLPQSPIAPEGLTVENLIEFGRHPYRTLFKRETDEDSRMVEWAIKATKLTDLRKRKLDGLSGGQKQRAWIAMALAQGTDILLLDEPTTFLDIAHQIEVLDLLKELNKKYKKTIVMVLHDLNQAAQYADCIVSIKSGNVYSCGRPEEVFNKELFRQVFGLEGEILKSPIDDKPLFFPHGLTKA
- a CDS encoding iron ABC transporter permease; translated protein: MLSKKRKVIVYSILMSILCFMVLISLGIGAVAIHPMTVLTNLLGFNKDQSFIIFEYRLPRVFLAVLSGAGFAVSGAILQGVVRNSLASPDVVGVTKGAGVGAMLIILLVPTAPVFLLPIAAFIGAGLAAASLLFFTIKYRMQPASLAMTGIAIGALCQAVMQYMMVKFPGDVNAALIWLAGSLFGRGYDQLYVLVLCFMVLFPIVWMLKDKLDVLLLHDQLVKGLGESPKGTRILWIVIAVLIAGSCVAAVGSIGFIGLIGPHIARRITSSKAKELLPLSAIVGAILLLSADTLGRTIIAPVEIPAGILTAVLGAPYFLYLLRHESRTR